The following proteins are co-located in the Xiphophorus maculatus strain JP 163 A chromosome 8, X_maculatus-5.0-male, whole genome shotgun sequence genome:
- the LOC102225628 gene encoding low-density lipoprotein receptor-related protein 2-like isoform X1, producing MDLRLVVCFIFLPNLRFSSGQLLSCPEGQWQCDDGTCITAVWRCDGEGDCLDGSDEMDCNAATNLDCPAGQFPCMDSVGCVDMSAHCDGQKQCPTGSDEENCPATEGCLDSEWMCGNHICIPKEQYCNGQNDCMDNSDEEDCGKCSENGLQCPEGKCLFAEERCDGHIHCSDGSDEPITCGRTCSMYNGGCSHICADESWGVRCICPVGHKLSPNGAVCEDLDECASSVPRCAHHCTNTIGSYYCHCREGFILNGHSTCQALGNATQLLMMQRNSIGLLNVKSKQFTAIKAPVSDPVASTYDITRGWYYWADGSGSIYKTNGRNTWTTFTGPPGIKGLACDWLNGYLFWTNKKTESIYMQSSDDKSFAALLSKNVSPSELVLLPIERFMFWINEGLGDRVTLERSWMDGSDRSTLVVLTAQFAHSITADVAARRLYWISDSKRSVETVKTDGTGRYSFTGLFNKRPAFSLAVFESMFFWVDQKGLWQAPQDQSNPKKFIRKTDLPLLSVFHELQQPKGSSPCAKTHCLLCQLTKNNPAGFTCACPYFKVLLPDGTCKYPRFLYGTVTTISLLEFKGKESSETELFSSKEGILSFDVDWFREWLYWANQTGHVQRTKLTLDKTEFISTPLPVCLLSVDQRSGNLFWVSCDQNIIGTSAASRNYPQQLYHTTKEISSFYLDWLRGGMFWLEEDRIFGMGMMGEKAKELLQIAAGGVRGNVAFDLRASSLLWNSKRGGLTTLSLLKEKSHQAGRRWNVSGSVVAAFEPFLLSISNKVITLWDRRDGSKIQSVSVKGPVLSIITVLGDIQTVPDTQVCNVPSWLCHQSSICLPQNLLCDGKRDCPGGDDEELCVSACPQEDFMCMDRRNCIPRILLCDGRAHCHDGSDEVDCPTVAAPLSRTNVLKCRSGSVLCQDGTECVLYTHVCDGEADCKDGSDELGCDATQEPTSSTKPNKKLPITKAPPFTLSACLSPSVLCPSFKAYICISQSQFCDGIKDCPDGFDEQDCAERCRLRSDFLCKNHQSCVPKSSVCNGRPDCLDGSDEVDCPNVAQGVPHNGLKCRFGSKRCRDGLSCVLMSHICDGERDCRDGSDEDGCDTAGITTIAPTTAPCTSPSVLCPGSSRCIKPTQMCDGQRDCPDGSDEKCVKRCSSESDFHCKDRRSCVPLSQVCDGRAQCNDGSDELNCPSEAPPAAPNKSLKCHFGSKLCQDGLRCVLLSHICDGERDCQDGSDEDRCDSAQRGAIENGPLIKAPTPTKEVTQPPTMPPCTSPSVLCPGSTICIKHTQMCDGKRDCPDGSDEKCVKRCTSDAHFRCKDRRRCIPKSQVCDGRSQCTDGSDEVNCLSAVVQEAPKEVLKCRFGSRLCNDRMACVLLSHICDGEMDCRDGSDEEACDSESAPGNSMGNGLSSKSPELTKKVTLPPTKPPCTSPSVLCPGSSICIQHTQVCDGKEDCPDGSDEKCIERCPSERDFLCRDRRHCIPKTQVCDGRSHCNDGSDEISCQSLVQPASPTKILKCRFGSKLCRDGTSCVLPSHICDGEPDCQDGSDEEECDESLTQSPTPTKEVTQILTKPPCTSPSVLCPGSSVCIKTTQMCDGTWDCPDGYDEKCVERCPSNYFHCKDRRSCIPLTQVCDGRSQCNDGSDEVNCQSAAPPAASTKVLKCRFGSKLCDDGTSCVLLSHICDGDADCHDGSDEEGCDNGSLNQSPTPTKEVALIPTNPPCTSPSVVCPGSSICIKPTQMCDGTRDCPDGFDEKCVDRCPSDTDFRCNDRRRCIPKTKVCDGRSQCDDGSDEMNCHNGEVAPKAPSKVPKCRFGSKLCRDRMKCVLLSHVCDGETDCQDGSDEEGCDATETDAQSSVDNDYMNESPKPVKRFSQPTTSPPCTSPSVLCPGTSICLKATQICDRRKDCPDGSDEKCVRRCPGTDFRCKDRRSCVPKSQVCDGRSQCNDGSDEVNCRSVESQPSQTNALKCRMGSRMCRDGTNCVLFSHVCDGERDCRDGSDEEGCDAAETIDESSSPNKQFCSFPSVLCPDSNVCINPSQLCDGIRDCPDGSDENCVKKCADKTDFLCKDRRSCVSRSLVCDGRAHCYDGSDEADCRSVTAPPLKSSVLKCRMGSKPCKDGKDCVLFSHVCDGEIDCMDGSDEEGCQETCDEGEFQCAHGKMCIPENEVCDGKPQCRDHSDEMDCWQRTKSCEHRCADGKRCIPKKFLCDGEPDCLDGTDELNCDSVPTDFPITSTSACITPSVLCPGSSQCISQHQLCDGQRDCPDGFDEKECIVQCENPADFLCKDQRKCIPKTQVCDGRNNCPDGSDEKQCQSELTSASSVNAPRTRHGPLKCRTGFKLCKNGLECIMYSHVCDGERDCLDGSDEEGCEKQCKPGQFQCSHGRRCIQQEQVCDGQNDCQDHSDETDCSKPIEGCHHLCDNKTRCVPKTFLCDGEKDCTDGSDEDKCGSVACAPHQHRCESGQCISEAFKCDGYPDCHDHSDEAGCPRAPRCPAQLQCPHSHECLQKEWLCDGEEDCKDGSDENNCNNPPTKCRKYQFQCRGSGLCIPQSWRCDGKEDCDNGVDEDKCTQRKCPYHLYQCGSKECLETRLVCNGINNCIDGSDEGVGCAQRNCSSPSAPTCDHRCVSTPNGPRCYCGAGFRLQSSSKSCMDIDECTSTPATSCSHLCQNTQGSYSCLCHPGFYLEPDNKSCKTKDEPLLLASVQSEILILGVHSGTLQLLSSADRPVFALDFHWAEQRVYWQSPDHQSIRWADMKSKTKGTLTKGVKSDSIAVDWVGKNLYWVDGLVGQILAIKLSSSIMKSQDYTVVLGENLEQTSSLVLIPDKGLMLWSEIGSIPQIEQSGMDGSQRKVLVSQDLSWPVSLAYDFLDDRIYWADEKLHCIGSASLDGDNIKILQLTETPSPFSVAVFSDRMFWSDTKRRTVRSADKKTGKNQTVLLKRPGQPFGLKLMHALSQPPVSSPCDHLRCSNLCLLAPAPGKSRAGAPAVNAAVCRCPKGLLLSQDRMTCVLPKESSFILLLSRNKISQIYLRSMRRHGIALKKMPNGRDFNLPGVPEAMSLDISFSELLVFVAYLRHGSVDVLKLTNSLSKPELVLAGQIIKLQDDSVTALAVDWVTSNLYWSSMKRPDIYVTSRLENHTTSLLQGPLIGVASITLHPSSGRLCYFAIVIMGSRSQTEIHCAWMDGRNKVVLWKRLSIPISMVFTNDGTRIYWADTGEGIIGSIGVDGSAYREYKTGPNLLVSFTLIENFFFWVTQDKDVSKLWFSDGLQPKQLWFQTKTKISEIRSYNNETQSGSNHCSNSNGGCVHLCLPYPGGRTCRCAWGFYSVNDTSCVPLPSCPSGEESCLDGSQCIGSKKFCDGRADCPDQSDEQDCPGSASFGTVVGGDQSPQSSLHQPDTRKNPIVPNEVLASCDLQRCNGHGNCITEGEVTRCHCLQGYMGEFCQTQQRQSHPAIILVSICLVSAVVVGALVFTKRKWEYMRNKPADKENLMTNMVIPGEQDSDSEELESPVDVKNPLPIK from the exons ATGGACCTGCGCTTGGTcgtttgcttcatttttctgCCGAATCTAAGATTTTCCTCAG GCCAACTATTGTCTTGCCCTGAGGGTCAGTGGCAGTGTGATGATGGAACCTGCATTACTGCTGTGTGGAGATGTGATGGAGAAGGAGACTGTCTGGACGGATCAGATGAAATGGACTGTAATG CTGCCACAAACTTGGATTGTCCAGCTGGTCAGTTTCCATGCATGGACTCTGTTGGCTGCGTAGACATGTCAGCCCATTGTGATGGACAGAAGCAGTGTCCCACTGGTTCTGATGAGGAGAACTGTCCAGCCACAGAAGGCTGCCTGGATTCTGAGTGGATGTGTGGAAACCACATCTGCATCCCCAAAGAACAGTACTGCAATGGACAAAACGACTGCATGGACAACTCTGATGAAGAAGACTGTG GTAAATGTAGTGAGAATGGCCTTCAGTGTCCTGAGGGAAAGTGTCTGTTTGCTGAGGAAAGGTGTGATGGACACATTCACTGTTCTGATGGCAGTGATGAGCCCATAACCTGCG GTCGTACCTGCTCTATGTACAATGGCGGCTGCAGCCATATATGCGCAGATGAATCCTGGGGAGTTCGATGCATTTGTCCTGTTGGACACAAGCTCTCCCCTAATGGAGCTGTCTGTGAAG actTGGATGAGTGTGCTTCATCTGTTCCTCGATGTGCACATCACTGCACAAACACCATTGGCTCTTACTACTGCCACTGCAGAGAGGGGTTTATACTCAACGGACACAGTACATGTCAAGCTTTAG GTAATGCTACCCAACTGCTGATGATGCAGAGGAACAGTATAGGACTTCTGAATGTAAAATCCAAACAGTTCACAGCCATCAAGGCTCCAGTGTCAGACCCAGTGGCGTCAACATACGACATTACTAGGGGGTGGTACTACTGGGCCGATGGCAGCGGGAGCATTTACAAAACTAATGGCCGAAACACCTGGACAACTTTTACTG gACCACCTGGAATCAAAGGTCTAGCCTGTGATTGGCTAAATGGGTACCTGTTCTGGACCAATAAGAAGACTGAGTCAATCTATATGCAGTCATCTGATGATAAAAGCTTTGCAGCTCTACTGAGCAAAAATGTCAGTCCTTCAGAATTGGTGCTTCTACCCATTGAGAG GTTTATGTTCTGGATCAATGAAGGTCTGGGTGACAGAGTGACTTTAGAGAGGtcctggatggatggatcagaCAGAAGCACTCTTGTGGTTCTTACTGCCCAGTTTGCTCACAGCATCACAGCTGATGTAGCTGCTAGAAGACTCTACTGGATCAGTGACTCAAAGAGG tCTGTAGAGACAGTGAAGACAGATGGGACTGGCCGATACTCTTTCACAGGGCTCTTTAACAAGAGACCAGCTTTCAGCCTTGCCGTCTTTGAAAGCATGTTCTTCTGGGTTGATCAAAAGGGACTTTGGCAGGCTCCCCAAGACCAGTCAAATCCAAAGAAGTTTATCAGGAAAACTGACTTGCCTCTGCTGTCGGTCTTCCATGAGCTTCAACAACCAAAAG GCTCTTCTCCTTGTGCCAAGACTCATTGTCTCCTCTGTCAACTGACTAAAAATAACCCTGCTGGATTCACCTGCGCCTGTCCATATTTTAAAGTACTGCTACCTGATGGGACATGCAAAT ATCCACGGTTTTTATATGGCACTGTAACAACAATCAGCTTGTTGGAGTTTAAAGGCAAAGAGTCCTCTGAAACAGAACTGTTTTCTTCAAAAGAAGGAATCCTTTCTTTTGATGTCGACTGGTTCAGAGAATGGTTGTACTGGGCCAACCAAACTGGCCATGTTCAACGCACCAAACTAACTCTGGACAAGACTGAGTTCATTTCAACACCTTTGCCAG TTTGTCTGCTGTCTGTGGACCAGAGGAGTGGCAACCTTTTCTGGGTGTCATGTGACCAGAACATCATTGGCACCAGTGCAGCCAGTAGAAATTACCCACAGCAGCTGTACCACACCACAAAGGAGATCAGCAGCTTTTACCTGGACTGGCTGAGGGGTGGAATGTTCTGGTTGGAGGAGGACAGGATCTTTGGCATGGGGATGATGGGAGAAAAGGCTAAGGAGCTGCTGCAGATAGCAGCAGGAGGAGTCAGAGGGAATGTCGCCTTTGACCTCAGAGCCAGCAGTCTCCTCTGGAACTCGAAAAGAGGAG GTCTGACAACATTGAGTTTGCTGAAGGAGAAAAGCCACCAAGCAGGAAGAAGGTGGAATGTCTCAGGCTCAGTAGTGGCTGCTTTTGAGCCTTTCCTTTTGTCGATCTCCAACAAAGTGATAACTTTGTGGGATCGGCGGGATGGGAGCAAAATTCAATCAGTTTCTGTGAAAGGTCCAGTGTTGAGTATTATCACTGTACTCGGGGATATTCAAACAG TGCCTGATACCCAAGTCTGCAATGTGCCGTCTTGGTTATGCCATCAGTCGTCCATCTGCCTTCCACAAAATCTGCTCTGCGATGGCAAAAGGGACTGCCCTGGTGGAGATGATGAGGAGCTCTGTGTCAGTGCCTGTCCTCAAG aaGACTTTATGTGCATGGATAGAAGAAACTGTATTCCCAGAATCCTTCTGTGTGATGGCCGTGCACACTGTCACGATGGCTCCGATGAAGTTGACTGTCCGACGGTTGCAGCTCCTTTATCGCGGACAAATGTCTTGAAGTGTCGCAGCGGCTCAGTGCTGTGTCAAGATGGCACGGAGTGTGTTCTGTACACTCATGTCTGCGACGGAGAGGCAGACTGTAAGGATGGATCTGACGAGCTGGGATGCG ATGCAACTCAAGAACCCACAAGTTCTACGAAGCCAAACAAAAAGCTTCCCATTACCAAAGCTCCTCCCTTCACTCTGTCGGCCTGCCTCAGCCCTTCTGTCCTCTGCCCTTCCTTTAAGGCATACATTTGCATTTCTCAGAGCCAGTTTTGTGATGGCATTAAAGACTGTCCAGATGGCTTTGATGAACAGGACTGTGCTGAGAGATGCCGTTTAAGAA GTGATTTTCTCTGCAAGAATCATCAGAGCTGTGTGCCAAAGAGTTCAGTCTGTAACGGCCGACCTGACTGCCTTGATGGCTCGGATGAAGTGGACTGTCCAAACGTAGCTCAAGGTGTACCTCATAATGGGTTAAAATGTCGCTTTGGGTCCAAACGTTGCAGAGATGGCCTGTCATGTGTTCTCATGAGCCACATCTGTGATGGTGAGAGGGACTGTCGGGATGGATCAGATGAAGATGGTTGTG ACACTGCAGGAATTACAACAATCGCTCCCACCACAGCTCCATGCACCAGTCCTTCAGTTCTGTGTCCAGGTTCTTCTAGATGCATCAAACCAACACAGATGTGTGACGGGCAGAGAGACTGTCCTGATGGATCTGATGAGAAATGTGTGAAAAGGTGTTCCTCTGAGT CTGATTTCCACTGCAAAGACCGACGAAGTTGTGTCCCACTGAGCCAAGTGTGCGATGGTCGCGCTCAGTGTAACGATGGCTCAGATGAGCTCAACTGTCCAAGTGAAGCAcctcctgcagctccaaatAAAAGCCTAAAATGCCACTTTGGATCCAAACTCTGTCAGGATGGTCTGAGATGTGTCCTTCTCAGCCACATTTGTGATGGCGAGAGAGACTGTCAGGATGGATCAGATGAAGACAGATGTG acAGTGCACAGAGAGGTGCTATTGAAAATGGGCCACTTATTAAAGCTCCTACACCCACTAAAGAAGTAACTCAGCCTCCCACCATGCCTCCATGCACCAGTCCTTCAGTTCTGTGTCCAGGTTCAACAATATGCATCAAACACACGCAGATGTGTGATGGAAAGAGGGACTGCCCTGATGGTTCTGATGAAAAATGTGTCAAGAGATGTACCTCTGACg CTCACTTTCGTTGCAAAGACCGTCGGCGCTGTATCCCAAAGAGCCAAGTCTGTGACGGGCGTTCTCAGTGCACTGATGGTTCGGATGAGGTGAACTGCCTGAGCGCAGTGGTTCAAGAAGCTCCAAAAGAAGTGTTGAAATGTCGCTTTGGCTCCAGACTTTGTAATGATAGGATGGCGTGTGTTCTGCTGAGTCACATCTGTGATGGAGAAATGGACTGTCGGGATGGATCAGATGAAGAAGCCTGTG ATTCAGAGAGTGCTCCTGGTAATTCTATGGGAAATGGGCTCTCAAGTAAATCTCCAGAGCTGACTAAAAAAGTAACACTACCTCCCACTAAGCCTCCATGCACCAGTCCTTCAGTTCTGTGTCCAGGTTCATCTATATGCATCCAACACACACAAGTGTGTGATGGAAAAGAGGACTGTCCTGATGGATCTGATGAAAAGTGCATAGAAAGATGTCCTTCTGAAA GGGACTTTCTCTGTAGAGACCGCCGGCATTGCATCCCAAAGACCCAAGTGTGTGACGGTCGCTCTCATTGTAACGATGGTTCAGATGAGATTAGCTGTCAAAGTTTAGTGCAGCCTGCATCACCTACTAAAATCCTAAAATGCCGGTTTGGGTCCAAACTGTGTCGAGATGGGACATCGTGTGTCCTCCCAAGTCACATTTGTGATGGAGAGCCAGACTGTCAGGATGGATCAGATGAAGAAGAATGTG ATGAGAGCTTGACTCAGTCCCCAACACCCACAAAAGAAGTAACTCAGATTCTGACTAAGCCTCCCTGCACCAGTCCATCAGTTCTGTGTCCAGGTTCTTCTGTATGCATCAAAACAACACAGATGTGTGATGGAACATGGGACTGTCCAGATGGATACGATGAGAAATGCGTGGAAAGATGTCCATCTAACT ATTTCCACTGCAAAGACCGTCGAAGTTGCATTCCACTGACCCAAGTGTGTGATGGTCGCTCTCAGTGCAATGACGGCTCAGATGAGGTCAACTGTCAAagtgcagcgccccctgctgctaGTACTAAAGTCTTGAAATGTCGTTTTGGGTCCAAACTGTGTGATGATGGTACATCATGTGTCCTTCTGAGTCACATTTGTGATGGGGATGCAGATTGTCACGATGGATCAGATGAAGAAGGATGCG ACAATGGGAGCTTAAATCAGTCTCCCACACCCACTAAAGAAGTAGCTCTGATTCCAACTAATCCTCCCTGCACCAGTCCATCAGTTGTGTGTCCAGGTTCTTCTATATGCATCAAACCAACACAGATGTGTGATGGAACGAGAGACTGTCCTGATGGCTTTGATGAGAAATGTGTCGATCGATGTCCCTCTGACA CTGACTTCCGTTGTAATGATCGTCGAAGATGCATCCCTAAAACCAAAGTATGTGATGGGCGTTCTCAGTGCGACGATGGCTCAGATGAGATGAACTGTCACAATGGCGAGGTGGCTCCTAAAGCGCCATCAAAAGTCCCAAAATGTCGCTTTGGTTCCAAACTTTGTCGGGACAGGATGAAATGTGTCCTTTTGAGCCATGTTTGTGATGGTGAGACAGACTGCCAGGATGGATCAGATGAAGAAGGATGTG ATGCTACAGAGACTGATGCCCAAAGTTCTGTGGATAATGACTACATGAATGAGTCTCCCAAACCAGTCAAACGTTTTAGTCAGCCTACCACCTCTCCACCATGCACCAGCCCTTCAGTTCTGTGTCCAGGAACCTCCATTTGCCTCAAGGCCACACAGATCTGTGATCGAAGGAAAGACTGTCCTGATGGGTCTGATGAAAAATGTGTGAGAAGATGTCCAGGCA CTGATTTCCGTTGCAAAGATCGTCGAAGCTGTGTCCCAAAAAGCCAGGTCTGTGATGGTCGCTCCCAGTGCAACGACGGCTCAGACGAGGTTAATTGTCGGTCAGTAGAGTCTCAACCATCTCAGACAAATGCCCTTAAATGTCGCATGGGGTCCAGAATGTGTCGCGATGGGACCAATTGTGTCCTCTTCAGCCATGTCTGTGATGGGGAAAGGGACTGTAGGGACGGATCGGATGAAGAAGGGTGTG ATGCTGCAGAAACAATTGATGAATCCTCATCCCCCAACAAACAGTTCTGTAGTTTCCCTTCAGTTCTGTGTCCTGATTCAAATGTTTGCATCAACCCGTCTCAGTTATGTGATGGGATCAGAGACTGCCCTGATGGATCTGATGAGAATTGTGTGAAAAAGTGTGCTGACAAAA ccgACTTTCTCTGCAAAGACCGTAGGAGCTGTGTGTCTAGGAGTCTGGTTTGTGATGGGCGCGCTCACTGCTATGATGGCTCAGATGAGGCTGACTGTCGGAGTGTAACTGCTCCACCGCTTAAGTCCAGTGTGTTAAAGTGCCGCATGGGCTCAAAGCCATGCAAAGATGGCAaagattgtgttttatttagtcaTGTTTGTGATGGAGAAATCGACTGCATGGATGGGTCTGATGAAGAAGGATGCCAAGAAACGTGTGATGAAG GAGAGTTTCAGTGTGCCCATGGGAAGATGTGCATCCCTGAGAATGAGGTTTGTGATGGCAAGCCACAGTGTCGGGACCACTCTGATGAGATGGACTGCTGGCAGCGAACAAAGAGCTGTGAACACCGTTGTGCTGATGGCAAACGGTGCATCCCAAAGAAGTTCCTCTGTGATGGAGAGCCAGACTGCTTAGATGGAACGGATGAACTGAACTGTG ATTCTGTTCCAACAGATTTTCCTATTACATCAACATCCGCTTGCATCACTCCTTCAGTTCTGTGCCCAGGCTCATCACAGTGCATCTCTCAACACCAATTGTGCGATGGACAAAGGGATTGCCCAGATGGCTTTGATGAAAAGGAATGCATAGTTCAATGTGAAAACCCAG CGGACTTCCTGTGCAAGGACCAGAGGAAGTGTATCCCAAAGACTCAAGTGTGTGATGGCCGTAACAATTGTCCAGATGGTTCAGATGAGAAGCAGTGCCAATCAGAACTTACATCTGCat CTTCTGTTAATGCACCAAGAACAAGGCATGGGCCTCTAAAGTGCCGCACGGGTTTCAAGCTGTGTAAAAATGGCCTGGAGTGCATCATGTACAGCCATGTCTGTGATGGAGAGCGTGACTGCCTGGATGGGTCTGATGAGGAGGGATGTGAGAAGCAATGCAAGCCAG GACAGTTCCAGTGTTCTCATGGGAGAAGATGCATCCAACAAGAGCAGGTGTGCGATGGGCAGAACGACTGTCAGGACCATTCGGATGAAACGGACTGCTCAAAACCAATTGAAGGCTGCCATCACCTTTGTGACAATAAGACTCGCTGCGTTCCGAAGACCTTTCTTTGTGATGGAGAAAAGGACTGCACTGATGGGTCAGACGAAGATAAATGTG GTTCAGTAGCCTGTGCTCCACATCAGCATCGTTGCGAAAGCGGGCAGTGCATTTCTGAGGCGTTTAAATGTGATGGTTATCCTGACTGCCACGACCACTCGGATGAGGCGGGCTGTCCAAGAGCCCCTCGTTGCCCGGCACAGCTCCAGTGCCCACACAGCCATGAATGCCTGCAGAAAGAGTGGCTTTGTGACGGAGAAGAGGACTGTAAAGATGGCTCAGATGAGAAT AACTGCAACAACCCTCCAACAAAGTGCAGGAAGTACCAATTTCAGTGCAGAGGCAGCGGTTTGTGTATTCCTCAATCCTGGAGGTGTGATGGAAAAGAAGACTGTGACAATGGAGTGGATGAGGATAAAT GCACCCAAAGGAAATGCCCCTACCACCTTTACCAATGTGGCAGCAAAGAATGTCTGGAAACCAGGCTGGTGTGTAATGGGATCAACAACTGTATTGATGGCTCAGATGAAGGTGTGGGATGTGCTCAACGCAACTGCTCAAGTCCTTCAGCTCCTACCTGTGACCACAGATGTGTCAGCACCCCTAATGGACCG AGGTGTTACTGCGGTGCCGGTTTCAGGCTGCAGTCCAGCTCCAAGTCCTGTATGGACATTGATGAGTGCACTTCAACACCAGCTACTTCATGCAGTCACCTTTGCCAGAACACTCAGGGATCCTACAGCTGTCTCTGCCACCCTGGCTTCTACCTTGAGCCAGATAACAAAAGCTGCAAGACAAAAG atgagcctctgctttTGGCTTCGGTGCAGTCCGAAATTCTAATACTTGGAGTCCATAGCGGTACATTGCAGCTTCTCTCCTCTGCTGACCGGCCAGTTTTTGCTCTGGATTTTCACTGGGCTGAGCAGAGAGTTTACTGGCAGAGCCCCGACCACCAGAGCATCCGCTGGGCTGACATGAAATCTAAAACCAAAGGGACGCTGACCAAAG gcGTGAAGTCTGATTCAATTGCAGTGGACTGGGTTGGTAAGAACCTGTACTGGGTGGATGGACTGGTTGGACAGATTCTGGCTATAAAGCTAAGCAGTTCAATCATGAAATCTCAGGACTATACTGTAGTTCTTGGGGAAAACCTGGAGCAGACAAGCTCATTGGTCCTGATACCAGACAAGGG ATTGATGTTGTGGTCTGAGATTGGCAGCATCCCTCAAATCGAGCAGTCTGGGATGGATGGCTCCCAGAGGAAAGTACTGGTGAGCCAGGACTTGAGCTGGCCAGTCAGTCTGGCCTATGACTTCCTGGATGACAGGATCTACTGGGCTGATGAGAAGCTGCACTGCATAGGCTCAGCCTCGCTGGATGGAGACAACATAAAG ATCCTCCAGTTGACAGAAACTCCAAGCCCCTTTTCTGTGGCGGTTTTCAGCGACCGCATGTTCTGGTCTGACACCAAGAGAAGAACTGTTCGTTCAGCTGACAAGAAAACTGGCAAGAATCAAACTGTTCTTCTGAAGAGACCTGGGCAGCCATTTGGATTAAAA CTGATGCATGCCCTCTCCCAACCACCTGTATCAAGCCCTTGTGATCATCTTCGATGCTCCAATCTCTGTCTTTTGGCTCCAGCACCAGGAAAATCTAGAGCTGGAGCTCCAGCAGTAAATGCTGCAGTTTGTCGATGTCCAAAGGGTCTGCTTCTTTCTCAGGACAGAATGACCTGCGTTCTTCCCAAAGAGTCATCTTTCATCCTGCTTTTGTCCCGCAACAAAATATCTCAG atcTACTTGCGCTCTATGCGCCGTCACGGAATCGCACTGAAGAAAATGCCAAATGGCAGAGACTTCAATCTCCCAGGAGTACCTGAGGCTATGAGTCTGGACATTTCCTTCTCAGAGCTCTTGGTGTTTGTTGCTTATTTAAGACATGGATCTGTGGATGTGCTAAAACTCACCAACTCCCTATCAAAACCAGAGCTTGTGCTTGCTGGACAAATCATAAAGTTACAG GATGACTCGGTAACTGCTCTGGCAGTGGACTGGGTGACCTCCAATCTGTACTGGAGCAGCATGAAGAGGCCGGACATATATGTGACGTCACGTCTTGAGAACCACACCACCTCTCTGCTGCAAGGACCCCTCATT GGAGTTGCATCAATCACCCTCCATCCTTCCTCGGGTAGGCTCTGCTATTTTGCCATAGTAATAATGGGTTCAAGGAGCCAGACGGAGATCCACTGTGCATGGATGGACGGCCGTAATAAAGTAGTGCTGTGGAAGCGGTTAAGCATTCCTATCTCCATGGTTTTCACTAATGATGGAACCAGAATCTATTGGGCTGACACTG GTGAAGGAATAATAGGATCTATTGGAGTGGATGGATCGGCGTATAGGGAGTACAAAACGGGACCCAATCTGCTTGTGTCTTTCACGCTTATTGAGAACTTTTTCTTTTGGGTCACTCAAGACAAAG ATGTCAGCAAATTGTGGTTCAGTGATGGACTCCAACCGAAGCAGTTGTGGTtccaaacaaagacaaagataTCCGAAATCAGGTCCTACAACAATGAAACCCAGTCGG GAAGCAACCATTGCTCAAACAGCAACGGTGGATGTGTCCACCTCTGCCTGCCCTATCCAGGAGGTCGGACTTGTAGGTGTGCATGGGGCTTTTACAGTGTAAATGACACGTCCTGTGTCCCACTTCCTTCCTGCCCCTCTGGAGAGGAATCCTGTTTAGATGGCAGCCAGTGTATCGGAAGCAAGAAGTTCTGTGACGGGCGTGCAGATTGTCCAGACCAGTCGGATGAACAGGACT GTCCAGGATCTGCCTCATTTGGAACCGTAGTTGGTGGTGACCAATCCCCACAGTCTTCCCTTCACCAACCTGACACTCGGAAAAACCCCATTGTGCCTAATGAAGTCTTGGCATCATGCGATCTCCAACGCTGCAATGGCCACGGCAACTGCATCACAGAGGGCGAAGTCACTCGCTGCCACTGTCTACAAGGTTACATGGGAGAATTCTGCCAGACTCAACAAAGACAAAGTCACCCAGCGATCATCCTGGTGTCCATTTGTCTGGTCTCTGCAGTAGTAGTGGGTGCACTCGTCTTCACTAAAAG aaaatgggaATACATGAGAAATAAACCTGCAGATAAAGAGAACCTAATGACAAATATGGTTATTCCAGGTGAACAAGATTCTGATTCTGAG